The Granulicella sp. 5B5 nucleotide sequence GTGCACTCCTCGCCTTCGTCTTGAAGTAACGCTGCAAGCTCTGCCGAAAGCGGTGTCGGCGAAGTCGTACCGAGCACGAGCTTCCCCGTATGCTGGTGCAGCGTCATGACCTGTGTATCCGGGAAACGTTCTGCAACCAGCGCGCTGAACTCGGATGGCTCAAGGTCCGGCAGCAGTGGGTCGAGAAGCAGAAGCTCGCTGGCGCCTTCATGCAGATACTCGAACGCCTCCGCTCCGCTTCCAGCCTCATTCATCTGCCAGCGGGGGTGCGCCAATCTCTCTCGCAACCGTTGTTGCAATCTTCCATTCGGGCTCACGACCAGCACCGTGATTGCCGGCCCTTCCATCGGCCTCTGCGCGAGATCGGAACCGTAAGCTATCGAAGCGCATCCCATCGCAAATCCTCCTTATGAGTCCATCGGAACGCAGACTGAGCTCCGTTGCAGGCCTACTCTCCACCAAGCACATAACCCACACCACGCACGGTTCGAATCAGCTTGGGCGCGCCTTCATAGTCCACCTTGTCGCGCACATACTTCATATAAACGTCCACGATGTTCGTCGTTGCATCCAGCGGCAGGTTCCATACATCCCGCATCAAGGCAGCGCGCGACACCGCTTTGCCCACGTTCTCCATCAGGTACTCAAGAATGGCAAACTCACGCGGTGTCAGATCGATGCGCCTTTCTCCGCGCATCACACGCCGTGCGTCCTTGTTGATCGTCAGGTCGCCAAGGCGCGTCGTCGTAGCGGTCACAGTCTCCCGCCGCATCAGCCCTCCTAGACGCAACAGCAGCTCCTTATACGAGAACGGCTTGCTCAGGCAATCGTTGGCTCCCCCCTCCAGTGCCTGTACGCGATCCTCTGCGCGGCTGCGTGCTGTCAGCACCAGCACAGGCACTCGTGGGTGCAGTTGCCGAACACGCATCAGCAACTCCATGCCATCCATCTTTGGCAGGTTCAAGTCCATGATCATCAGGTCCCAGTGGTCGGCGCCCAGTTCGTTCAGGGCAACTTCGGCGTCATGGGCCGTTGTGGCGGAGCAGTTGTTCCGCTCCAGCTCACGGCGCAGGAAGCGTGCCAGCGCCACATCGTCTTCGACAATCAGTACATGCTTCAGCCCAACAGTCGAAGCCATACCAGGCATTGAGGGAATGTTTTGCGCCGCGGCAAGAGAAGAGTCCTGTAGTTCAACCATGTCGAAATAGGCCTTTCGTCCTGTGTTACTCGTAACCTACTACGGGACGAAAACGTTTCTCACACAGAAATTTTGTTTTGGACGGAATGAGGAAACTCCCTCGGAGCAAAGTTGCAAATCGGGAAACGCATAGGCTCGATCCATGACGTGCTCGTCGCGGCAACAGCGCAGAACCATCTTCCATGTTCTAGTCTCAAGGCCTCTCGGGCTTACTTCTTCACCACTGCCGCATCCGGTTTCGGAACAGAATGCGCCTCGTCCAGCAACAGAGGTAGCTGCTTACCGTTCTTCTCCATATACTGCACAATCACCGACACACGTCGGTTCGAGGGATCGAACGGTTGATCCGGGTGGCGCAGTTGCCGGTCCGCATACCCTCGTACCTGCGTCACCTGCTCACCTCGCAGGCCACTCGCCTCCATCAGACGTCGCGCCATGTTCGCTCTGTCGGAGGAAAGCTCCCAGTTGCTGTATCCTCCCGCAGCCGCATACGGCTTCGCATCCGTATGCCCCTCAATCGATATCTGGTTCGGCAGCTTGCCAATGTCCACGGACAGCACCTTCAGCACATCCACCAGTGGCGGCTTCGGCTCAGCGCTTCCGTTCTCGAAGAACGTTCCCTTCGCATCCTCGAGCAGTTCAATGCGCAGCCCCTCGGGCGTCATTACAAACTCAACGTGCTTCTCCAGCTTGTCGAAACCGGGCATCTTCCGCAGAGATGCGAGGATCGCGTCCTTCAACCGGGTCATGTCCTCTTTCTTCGTGACCTTAGCATCGCCCGCTCCCCCAAACGATGTTCCCCTCTTCTCCGCCGTGCCATGCGGGTCGCGGAAGTACCCGCCTACTGCATTCTGGATCGGCTTACTGCTGTCTAGCAGCCACAGCACGATGAACAGCGCCATCATCGCCGTCACAAAGTCGGCATAGGCTACCTTCCACGCGCCTCCGTGGTGGGTGGCATGCCTGCCTTTCTTCTTGATAACAATCATCTGCTCGTCGTTCGCCAAACCATCGCCTCCTTACGCTGCCTGCGCAATCGGCGTCGCATCGCCGCTTCTATCGCGGCATGCCTTCTCCACCTCGGCAAAGCTCGGCCGCACATGCCCCGGGATAGCGCGCCGCCCCATCTCCACCGCCATAATCGGCGAGGTCCCCTTGATGAACGCCAACAGGATCACACGCAGCATCGCATAATAGCTATGCTCTTCGTCCACAATCTTCGACATGTTCGCCGCCAGCGGCCCCACCAAGCCGTAGCACAGCAGTATCCCCAGGAACGTCCCCACCAGCGCGGCTGCAACCTTCTTTCCAATCTCCTCAGGCGGGCCGCCCAGCGACCCCATCGTCACCACGATGCCCAGCACCGCCGCCACAATGCCCAGTCCCGGCAACGCATCCGCCATGCTCGTCAGCGCCAGGTTCGGCAACGACGCCCCATGATGATGCACCTCCATATCCAGATCCATCATCTGGTCCACATCGAACGCGTTCACGCCGCCCGTAATGCCCATCCGCAGCGTGTCGCACACAAAGTCGCGCACATGGTGGTCCTTCACAAACGCTGGATACTTCGCGAAGATCGGGCTCTTCTCCGGCTCTTCCACGTCCGCCTCAATGGCCACCGCTCCTTCCTTGCGCGCCTTCGAAAGCACATCGAACATCATCTTCAGTGTCTCGGTATAGCGCTTCTTCGAGTACGGCGAGCCCTTCAGGCACCCCATCAGCCCCGCCACGATCTTCTTCAGAATGTGCATCGGATTGGCCGTCAACACCGTGCCGACCGCCGCGCCGCCGATCGTCACCAGTTCCGAAGGCTGTAACAGGACCGGCAGCTTTCCCTTCTCCATCAGGAAGCCCGTAATCACACATCCAAAGACAACCAGAATCCCAACGATCGAAAACATCGGCAGCCCATTTCTGTCTCAAGGTGCCTCTGCTGGAGACACGCTCCCGCCAGGCGCCGCACAACGCGGCACAGCCCTCATCGGCAGACTGCTATCGAAACTGTAGGGCTCAACCTTCGCCTTGCTCTCCGTAACGCCGGTCCGGAAAGTCGCAACCCAATGCCGCAGCGCCTTATCGGTCTACCACTGCCCGTCAGGATGCCCCCTGTTGCGAACGGTTTCCCAAATGCAATAAATTACGTGATTCAAAATTTCTGTGGGAAAAATCACTTTTTTC carries:
- a CDS encoding response regulator transcription factor; translated protein: MASTVGLKHVLIVEDDVALARFLRRELERNNCSATTAHDAEVALNELGADHWDLMIMDLNLPKMDGMELLMRVRQLHPRVPVLVLTARSRAEDRVQALEGGANDCLSKPFSYKELLLRLGGLMRRETVTATTTRLGDLTINKDARRVMRGERRIDLTPREFAILEYLMENVGKAVSRAALMRDVWNLPLDATTNIVDVYMKYVRDKVDYEGAPKLIRTVRGVGYVLGGE
- a CDS encoding flagellar motor protein MotB, with the protein product MANDEQMIVIKKKGRHATHHGGAWKVAYADFVTAMMALFIVLWLLDSSKPIQNAVGGYFRDPHGTAEKRGTSFGGAGDAKVTKKEDMTRLKDAILASLRKMPGFDKLEKHVEFVMTPEGLRIELLEDAKGTFFENGSAEPKPPLVDVLKVLSVDIGKLPNQISIEGHTDAKPYAAAGGYSNWELSSDRANMARRLMEASGLRGEQVTQVRGYADRQLRHPDQPFDPSNRRVSVIVQYMEKNGKQLPLLLDEAHSVPKPDAAVVKK
- the motA gene encoding flagellar motor stator protein MotA, whose amino-acid sequence is MFSIVGILVVFGCVITGFLMEKGKLPVLLQPSELVTIGGAAVGTVLTANPMHILKKIVAGLMGCLKGSPYSKKRYTETLKMMFDVLSKARKEGAVAIEADVEEPEKSPIFAKYPAFVKDHHVRDFVCDTLRMGITGGVNAFDVDQMMDLDMEVHHHGASLPNLALTSMADALPGLGIVAAVLGIVVTMGSLGGPPEEIGKKVAAALVGTFLGILLCYGLVGPLAANMSKIVDEEHSYYAMLRVILLAFIKGTSPIMAVEMGRRAIPGHVRPSFAEVEKACRDRSGDATPIAQAA